In one window of Methanomicrobia archaeon DNA:
- a CDS encoding DUF59 domain-containing protein, with amino-acid sequence MAETVTEENARAAIAPVKHPAIKRTLVDLGIAKDVKVDGNKVTITLALPFLGVPVQVRQMLMNSLREPLEKLGAEVAFEVVIMDPEALQQFLKMEQEAWKGL; translated from the coding sequence ATGGCTGAAACAGTAACGGAAGAGAATGCTCGTGCAGCGATCGCGCCGGTCAAACATCCTGCAATTAAACGGACGCTGGTCGATCTCGGCATTGCAAAGGACGTGAAGGTCGACGGGAATAAGGTAACGATCACGCTGGCGCTGCCGTTCCTTGGTGTGCCTGTGCAGGTCCGGCAGATGCTCATGAACTCGTTACGGGAGCCTCTGGAGAAGCTGGGTGCCGAGGTCGCGTTCGAGGTTGTCATTATGGATCCCGAAGCGCTCCAGCAGTTCCTGAAAATGGAAC